In the Deinococcus sp. YIM 134068 genome, one interval contains:
- a CDS encoding argininosuccinate synthase: MSQSTSQPRIVLAYSGGLDTSIILKWLQTERNYDVVCFTADLGQGDEVEEARVKALNTGAVAAYALDLREEFVRDYVFPMFRSSALYEGYYLLGTSIARPLIAKRMVEIAQQEGAVAVSHGATGKGNDQVRFEMTAYALKPDIVTVAPWREWEFQGRADLEQFAREHGIPVPTTQKDPWSTDANLLHISYEGGILEDPWAEPPAHMFKLTVSPEDAPNEPEYVEVEFEGGDPVAINGERLTPAALLQWANEIGGRHGVGRIDLVENRFVGMKSRGVYETPGGTLLYHARRAVESLTLDREVLHQRDALGPKYAELVYNGFWFAPEREALQVYMDHVASGVTGTARLKLYKGNCIVVGRKAPRSLYDKDLVSFEAGGDYNQHDAGAFIKLNALRMRVQARVEARAGLKEQPEAERV, encoded by the coding sequence ATGAGCCAGAGCACCAGCCAGCCCAGGATCGTCCTCGCCTACTCCGGCGGCCTCGACACCTCGATCATCCTCAAGTGGCTCCAGACCGAACGGAACTACGACGTGGTGTGCTTCACTGCCGACCTCGGGCAGGGCGACGAGGTGGAGGAGGCGCGCGTCAAGGCGCTGAATACGGGCGCGGTCGCCGCCTACGCCCTCGACCTGCGCGAGGAGTTCGTGCGCGACTACGTGTTCCCGATGTTCCGTTCCTCGGCGCTGTACGAGGGGTACTACCTCCTGGGAACGTCCATCGCCCGCCCGTTGATCGCCAAACGAATGGTCGAAATCGCCCAGCAGGAGGGCGCGGTCGCCGTCTCGCACGGGGCGACGGGTAAGGGCAACGATCAGGTGCGCTTCGAGATGACGGCCTATGCCCTGAAGCCCGACATCGTGACCGTGGCCCCGTGGCGCGAGTGGGAGTTCCAGGGGCGCGCCGATCTGGAGCAGTTCGCCCGCGAACACGGCATCCCCGTCCCCACCACCCAGAAGGACCCGTGGAGCACCGATGCCAACCTCCTGCACATCTCCTACGAGGGCGGCATTCTGGAGGACCCCTGGGCCGAGCCGCCCGCGCACATGTTCAAGCTCACCGTCAGCCCCGAGGACGCGCCGAACGAGCCGGAATACGTGGAGGTGGAGTTCGAGGGGGGCGACCCGGTGGCGATCAACGGGGAGCGTCTGACTCCCGCCGCCCTCCTGCAATGGGCGAACGAGATCGGCGGGCGGCACGGCGTCGGGCGCATCGACCTCGTGGAAAACCGCTTTGTGGGGATGAAGTCGCGCGGCGTGTACGAGACGCCCGGCGGCACCCTGCTCTACCACGCCCGCCGCGCCGTGGAGAGCCTGACGCTCGACCGCGAGGTGCTGCACCAGCGCGACGCCCTCGGTCCCAAGTACGCCGAACTCGTCTACAACGGCTTCTGGTTCGCCCCGGAGCGCGAGGCGCTTCAGGTGTACATGGACCACGTGGCCTCCGGCGTCACGGGCACGGCCCGCCTGAAGCTCTACAAGGGCAACTGCATCGTCGTCGGGCGCAAGGCTCCCCGCAGTCTGTACGACAAGGACCTCGTGTCCTTCGAGGCGGGCGGCGACTACAACCAGCACGACGCGGGGGCCTTCATCAAGCTCAATGCCCTGCGGATGCGGGTGCAGGCGCGGGTGGAGGCGAGGGCTGGGCTGAAGGAACAGCCGGAAGCCGAACGGGTCTGA
- a CDS encoding DUF433 domain-containing protein, which yields MPLFDRITLNPSQCGGRPCIRGMRIRVSDVLDLLGTGVEVNEILSDYPDLKREDIYAALVWVARYVDDPRLSA from the coding sequence ATGCCCCTGTTCGACCGCATCACACTCAACCCCTCCCAGTGCGGCGGGCGTCCGTGTATCCGTGGGATGCGGATTCGGGTGAGTGACGTGCTGGACCTGCTCGGCACAGGTGTGGAAGTAAACGAGATTCTGAGCGACTACCCGGACCTGAAGCGTGAGGACATTTATGCCGCGCTGGTCTGGGTCGCGCGCTACGTTGACGACCCCCGGCTGAGTGCCTGA
- the carA gene encoding glutamine-hydrolyzing carbamoyl-phosphate synthase small subunit: MIRKERAILALEDGTVYRGYAFGHRGETVGEVVFNTSMTGYQEIMTDPSYNGQIVTITYPHVGNYGVAIYDMESNKPYVRGFISREFSGEYSNHRAQQSLEAFMQQYGVVSIQGIDTRALVRRLRSGGVVKGVIAHRSYTHPEDAYGEFTPAEEQVYVQRAKGHQDIDGHDMTREVTTSLPYAFPTLRHGKRVVLMDFGIKHTIIERLAEVGIEPIVVPAHTTPAQIMALQPHGLFLSNGPGDPAPLEYAHRTAWELMGLLPTFGICLGHQILGLAAGGRTFKMKFGHRGGNQPVKNLLTGNVEITSQNHGYAVDLDSIPNGSFVATHVNLNDGTLEGMAHSRYPVFSVQYHPEASPGPHDSRYLFDRFIEEIDAFDGANGTPVEKAASGRLGL, encoded by the coding sequence ATGATTCGGAAGGAACGTGCAATTCTCGCCCTCGAAGACGGCACCGTGTACCGGGGCTACGCCTTCGGGCACCGGGGCGAGACGGTCGGCGAGGTCGTGTTCAATACCTCCATGACGGGCTACCAGGAGATCATGACCGATCCCTCGTACAACGGGCAGATCGTGACGATCACCTACCCGCACGTCGGCAACTACGGCGTGGCGATCTACGACATGGAGAGCAACAAGCCGTATGTGCGCGGCTTCATCTCCCGCGAGTTTTCCGGTGAGTATTCCAACCACCGCGCCCAGCAGTCGCTCGAAGCGTTCATGCAGCAGTACGGCGTGGTGAGTATCCAGGGCATCGACACCCGCGCCCTCGTGCGGCGGTTGCGGTCGGGTGGCGTGGTGAAGGGCGTCATCGCGCACCGCTCGTACACGCACCCGGAGGACGCCTACGGGGAGTTCACCCCCGCCGAGGAGCAGGTCTACGTTCAGCGGGCCAAGGGCCATCAGGACATCGACGGGCACGACATGACCCGCGAGGTCACGACCTCCCTGCCCTACGCCTTCCCCACCCTGCGGCACGGCAAGCGCGTCGTGCTGATGGACTTCGGGATCAAGCACACCATCATCGAGCGGCTGGCGGAGGTCGGCATCGAACCCATCGTCGTGCCCGCGCACACCACCCCGGCGCAGATCATGGCGCTCCAGCCGCACGGCCTCTTCCTGTCGAACGGTCCCGGCGACCCCGCACCGCTGGAGTACGCGCACCGGACGGCGTGGGAGCTGATGGGCCTGCTGCCCACCTTCGGCATCTGCCTCGGGCACCAGATTCTCGGCCTCGCGGCGGGCGGGCGCACCTTCAAGATGAAGTTCGGGCACCGGGGCGGCAACCAGCCCGTCAAGAACCTCCTCACCGGGAACGTGGAGATCACCTCGCAGAACCACGGGTACGCGGTAGACCTCGACTCCATCCCGAACGGATCGTTCGTCGCCACGCACGTCAACCTCAACGACGGCACGCTGGAGGGCATGGCGCACTCGCGCTACCCGGTCTTCTCGGTGCAGTACCACCCGGAGGCGTCCCCCGGCCCGCACGACAGCCGCTACCTCTTCGACCGCTTCATCGAGGAGATCGACGCCTTCGACGGCGCGAACGGGACGCCCGTGGAGAAGGCGGCCTCCGGGCGGCTGGGGCTGTAG
- a CDS encoding GNAT family N-acetyltransferase: MTPTLRPALPADAPIFHVVMMAAGMDPRSSWSRTRVEDVAWSLGQGGGFLAWQDGEAVGCVGWRPDGSRTLTLNKLATRPDMRGQGIGAALVRAVEEVAARDGYARVLLAVSQYNLAVRPFYERLGYRVDGAARYAHANPHNPPPLVLVKEVGW; encoded by the coding sequence ATGACTCCCACCCTCCGCCCCGCCCTCCCCGCCGACGCGCCCATCTTCCACGTCGTCATGATGGCGGCGGGCATGGACCCCCGCAGTTCGTGGAGCCGCACTCGTGTGGAGGACGTGGCGTGGAGTCTGGGGCAGGGGGGCGGCTTCCTCGCGTGGCAGGACGGCGAGGCGGTCGGCTGCGTCGGCTGGCGTCCGGATGGATCGCGGACCCTCACTCTCAACAAACTCGCCACCCGCCCGGACATGCGCGGGCAGGGCATCGGTGCGGCGCTCGTGCGCGCGGTGGAGGAGGTCGCCGCCCGTGACGGCTACGCCCGCGTCCTCCTCGCCGTCAGCCAGTACAACCTCGCTGTGCGCCCCTTCTACGAACGCCTCGGCTACCGGGTGGACGGGGCAGCACGGTACGCCCACGCGAACCCGCACAACCCGCCGCCGCTGGTGCTGGTGAAGGAAGTCGGATGGTAA
- a CDS encoding N-acetyltransferase, with the protein MTLLSLDSIAVPDLHPQAPLGTRKARLSDIDAIHELIGYWAARGQMLVRSKSLLAETIRDFHLVLAEPHGGKPGGLAGVCGLHMLAPDLAEVRGLAVHPNMQGRGLGKQLVEACEREARDIALPALFAWTYQQAFFEKCGFTRIEKTNLHPKVWSECQRCAFFENCNEIAMYRELG; encoded by the coding sequence ATGACCCTCCTCTCCCTCGACTCCATCGCCGTTCCCGACCTGCACCCGCAGGCTCCCCTGGGCACGCGCAAGGCCCGGCTCTCCGACATCGACGCCATTCACGAGCTGATCGGCTACTGGGCGGCGCGCGGGCAGATGCTGGTGCGCTCCAAGAGCCTCCTCGCCGAGACCATCCGCGACTTCCACCTCGTCCTCGCCGAGCCGCATGGGGGAAAGCCGGGCGGGCTGGCGGGCGTCTGCGGCCTGCACATGCTCGCGCCCGACCTCGCGGAGGTGCGCGGCCTCGCCGTCCACCCGAATATGCAGGGGCGGGGGCTGGGCAAACAACTCGTCGAAGCCTGCGAGCGGGAGGCGCGCGACATTGCGCTCCCCGCCCTCTTCGCGTGGACGTACCAGCAGGCCTTTTTCGAGAAGTGCGGCTTCACCCGCATCGAGAAGACGAACCTGCACCCGAAGGTCTGGAGCGAGTGCCAGCGGTGCGCGTTCTTCGAGAATTGCAATGAGATTGCGATGTATAGGGAGCTGGGGTGA
- a CDS encoding HIT family protein, with translation MRVTVGLDGTLLHKREAEWAHWLAHPEENPLSTRATFTGAEVVLENELCVYVQDSLYGDGLRYVGHIVTKRPCLTVFDLTPEEVLATHALLAEIRAHLDATVRPDGYTVGWNVFPAGGAHIPHVHLHVIPRWRTDASAGAGLRYFLKAAAREAERRRPEDGGPSPTPLHSSGGSP, from the coding sequence ATGAGAGTGACGGTGGGCCTCGATGGGACGCTCCTGCATAAGCGCGAGGCGGAGTGGGCACACTGGCTCGCCCACCCCGAGGAGAACCCGCTCTCCACGCGGGCCACCTTCACGGGGGCGGAGGTCGTGCTGGAGAACGAGCTGTGCGTGTACGTGCAGGATTCTCTTTACGGCGACGGACTACGTTACGTGGGGCACATCGTCACCAAACGGCCCTGCCTGACCGTCTTCGATCTCACGCCGGAGGAAGTGCTCGCCACCCACGCTCTCCTCGCCGAGATTCGCGCCCATCTGGACGCCACCGTTCGGCCCGACGGTTACACGGTCGGCTGGAACGTTTTCCCGGCGGGCGGGGCGCACATCCCCCACGTTCACCTCCACGTTATCCCCCGCTGGAGGACGGACGCCTCAGCGGGGGCGGGCCTGCGTTACTTCCTCAAGGCGGCGGCGCGGGAGGCCGAGCGACGACGACCCGAGGACGGTGGCCCATCCCCCACGCCCCTGCACTCCTCTGGAGGTTCCCCATGA
- a CDS encoding DoxX family protein — MSVRSWPRTLARWLLGGALVGAGVGHLTTLRREFQAQVPNWLPLDKDFVVLASGVVEVGLGVALLALPRQRVAVGWVVAAFFVAIFPGNVSQYLTRTDAFGLDTDRARLIRLFFQPLLVLWALWSTGAWPRPRGERR, encoded by the coding sequence GTGAGCGTCCGGTCATGGCCGCGCACGCTGGCCCGCTGGTTGCTGGGTGGGGCGCTCGTTGGGGCGGGCGTCGGTCATCTCACCACCCTGCGGCGGGAGTTCCAGGCCCAGGTTCCCAATTGGCTTCCACTCGACAAGGACTTCGTGGTGCTGGCCTCCGGCGTCGTGGAGGTCGGGCTGGGGGTGGCATTGCTCGCGCTGCCGCGTCAGCGGGTCGCGGTGGGATGGGTGGTCGCCGCCTTTTTCGTCGCCATCTTTCCCGGCAACGTCTCGCAGTACCTCACGCGCACGGACGCCTTCGGGCTGGACACCGACCGGGCGCGGCTGATCCGGTTGTTCTTCCAACCCCTGCTGGTGCTGTGGGCGCTGTGGTCCACGGGAGCGTGGCCGAGGCCGCGTGGGGAGCGGCGCTAG
- a CDS encoding uracil-DNA glycosylase, producing the protein MTDQPDLFGQVATNPTADTPKPLVPAGLPESWQTALAAEFASPSFHALRDFLVEERRTHTVFPPAPDVFNALRLTPLENVKVLILGQDPYHGPGQAHGLSFSVRPGVRPPPSLVNIYKELQADVGFKPPRHGYLRPWAEQGVLLLNAVLTVRQAEPNSHAGKGWEAITDAVIRAVNEKPERVVFVLWGAYARKKAKLVTGKQHVVIESAHPSPLSVAKFMGTKPFSKVNAALEEVGETAIDWQLPMEASE; encoded by the coding sequence ATGACCGACCAGCCCGACCTTTTCGGCCAAGTGGCCACCAATCCCACCGCCGACACCCCCAAACCCCTCGTGCCCGCCGGGCTGCCGGAGTCGTGGCAGACGGCGCTCGCCGCCGAGTTCGCCTCGCCATCCTTCCATGCCCTGCGCGACTTTCTGGTGGAGGAGCGGCGCACCCACACCGTCTTCCCGCCCGCGCCCGACGTGTTCAACGCCCTGCGCCTCACGCCGCTGGAGAACGTCAAGGTCCTCATCCTCGGGCAGGACCCCTACCACGGCCCCGGTCAGGCGCATGGGCTGAGCTTCTCCGTGCGGCCCGGCGTGCGCCCGCCCCCCAGCCTCGTGAACATCTACAAGGAGTTGCAGGCGGACGTGGGCTTCAAGCCGCCGAGGCACGGCTACCTGCGCCCGTGGGCCGAGCAGGGCGTCCTCCTCCTGAATGCCGTCCTCACCGTGCGGCAGGCTGAGCCGAACAGCCACGCGGGCAAGGGCTGGGAGGCGATCACCGACGCCGTGATCCGCGCCGTGAACGAGAAGCCGGAGCGGGTGGTCTTCGTCCTGTGGGGCGCTTACGCCCGCAAGAAGGCGAAGCTCGTCACGGGCAAGCAGCACGTCGTCATCGAGTCGGCCCATCCCAGCCCGCTGAGCGTGGCGAAGTTCATGGGCACCAAGCCCTTCTCGAAGGTGAACGCGGCGCTGGAGGAGGTCGGGGAGACGGCGATTGACTGGCAGCTTCCGATGGAGGCCAGCGAGTAA
- a CDS encoding GNAT family N-acetyltransferase, which yields MTLDTDTHIKLRQATSGADLETLRDLILAVGLSHERAAITATLDGSTYWIAELDGVPAGCIGLEHGEGASLIRSATVLPHARRQGLGRALAMSALTQASLRGDRAVYLFSSDSGPFWEQFGFTQVPPETVAAALPGTPQVRSGECRGWLRDEVGWVRPLNVLSEVGGP from the coding sequence ATGACCCTGGACACCGATACCCACATCAAACTTCGTCAGGCGACGAGCGGGGCCGACCTCGAAACCCTGCGCGACCTCATCCTCGCCGTGGGCCTGAGCCATGAGCGGGCGGCGATCACGGCGACGCTGGACGGCTCGACGTACTGGATTGCCGAACTGGACGGCGTGCCCGCCGGGTGCATCGGCCTGGAGCACGGCGAGGGGGCGAGCCTGATCCGCTCGGCGACCGTGCTCCCCCACGCGCGGCGGCAGGGGCTGGGGCGGGCGCTGGCGATGAGCGCGCTCACCCAGGCGAGCCTGCGCGGGGACCGGGCGGTGTACCTCTTCTCCAGCGACTCAGGGCCGTTCTGGGAGCAGTTCGGCTTTACTCAGGTCCCGCCCGAGACGGTGGCCGCCGCCCTGCCGGGGACGCCGCAGGTTCGCAGCGGCGAGTGCCGGGGCTGGCTCCGGGACGAGGTGGGCTGGGTGCGCCCCCTGAACGTGCTGTCCGAAGTGGGAGGGCCTTAG
- a CDS encoding DNA topoisomerase IB gives MPSRTEILQDEYLRREGSKQGEFRYFWPDDTEYIDAEGIARISALAVPPAYEGVFVSPDPDAELQAFGRDAAGRLQYRYHSDFVQAGALKKWQRLARFADMLPTLRTVTASDLRLSGLPRRKVLAVMSRLLHVAHFRVGSDAYARAHKTYGLSTLRQRHVKVDGGAITFRFKGKHGILQEKTVRDRTLTTNVGRLLELPGPWLFQSVDNEETRLRVRAPDLNGYLREVVGPFTAKDFRTWGGTLVAAEFLAEAGAPESERQARKTLVECVKFVAEDLGNTPAVTRGSYICPVIFDRYQEGKVLDDYEPRAGRPEPELEGLTRSEAALKRMLESEKALRTGRSRKKAA, from the coding sequence ATGCCGAGTCGCACCGAAATCCTCCAAGACGAATACCTCCGCCGCGAGGGCAGCAAGCAGGGCGAGTTCCGTTACTTCTGGCCGGACGACACCGAATACATCGATGCGGAGGGCATCGCCCGGATTTCTGCCCTCGCTGTGCCGCCCGCCTACGAGGGCGTGTTCGTCTCACCCGACCCCGACGCCGAGTTGCAGGCCTTCGGGCGCGACGCCGCCGGGCGGCTCCAGTACCGCTACCACTCCGACTTCGTGCAGGCGGGCGCCCTGAAGAAGTGGCAGCGGCTCGCGCGCTTCGCGGACATGCTGCCCACGTTGCGAACGGTGACGGCCTCGGACCTCCGGCTCTCCGGGCTGCCCCGGCGCAAGGTGCTGGCGGTCATGTCGCGGCTGCTGCACGTCGCCCACTTCCGGGTGGGGAGCGACGCCTACGCCCGCGCGCACAAGACCTACGGCCTGTCCACCCTGCGCCAGCGCCATGTGAAGGTGGACGGCGGGGCGATCACCTTCCGCTTCAAGGGCAAGCACGGCATCCTTCAGGAAAAGACGGTCCGCGACCGCACCCTCACCACGAACGTCGGGCGGCTGCTAGAACTGCCCGGCCCGTGGCTCTTTCAGAGCGTGGACAATGAGGAGACCCGCCTGCGCGTGCGCGCCCCCGACCTCAACGGCTACCTGCGCGAGGTGGTCGGCCCCTTTACCGCGAAGGACTTCCGCACCTGGGGCGGTACCCTCGTCGCCGCCGAATTTCTGGCCGAGGCGGGAGCGCCCGAGTCCGAGCGGCAGGCCCGCAAGACGCTGGTGGAGTGCGTGAAGTTCGTCGCCGAGGACCTGGGCAATACGCCCGCCGTCACGCGCGGCAGCTACATCTGCCCGGTCATCTTCGACCGCTACCAGGAGGGCAAGGTTCTCGACGACTACGAGCCGAGGGCGGGCCGCCCCGAGCCGGAGCTGGAGGGCCTGACCCGCAGCGAGGCGGCGTTGAAGCGGATGCTGGAGAGCGAGAAGGCGCTACGGACGGGACGGAGCCGGAAGAAGGCGGCGTGA
- a CDS encoding pyridoxal phosphate-dependent aminotransferase, which yields MPELLPRARSSSESVFARMSRLAAQHGAVNLGQGFPSDSPPAFLLEAARRAVGVSDQYAPPVGLPTLRDAIGADLGVDGADVVVTSGATEALNVLALALYGPGDEVLMLEPVFDVYVPQARLAGAVPVTVPMRLTDGEGWALDLDAVRAAVTPRTRALLLNSPYNPTGTVFTRAELESLVALARECDLWIVSDEVYDELYFGERPVSLRDLAPERTFTTGSAGKRLEATGWRVGWIACPPGLAGNVAAIRQVGSFCAPTPFQVAVAAALPVARRGGFYEGLRAEYGERMRLLAGGLRDLGATVFEPRGTYFLTARRPGWSAETLVEEAGVAVIPGDAFYVEHPAPAGLFRLAFCKSRDDLERALERLERAAHVSA from the coding sequence ATGCCTGAACTGTTGCCGCGTGCCCGGTCGTCCTCGGAGAGCGTGTTCGCGCGCATGAGCCGCCTTGCCGCGCAGCATGGGGCGGTCAATCTGGGGCAGGGCTTCCCGTCGGACTCCCCGCCCGCCTTCCTGCTCGAAGCGGCGCGGCGAGCGGTGGGCGTCTCGGACCAGTACGCGCCCCCGGTCGGCCTGCCCACGTTGCGGGACGCCATCGGCGCTGACCTCGGGGTGGACGGGGCCGATGTGGTCGTGACCTCGGGGGCGACGGAGGCGCTGAATGTCCTCGCGCTGGCGCTGTACGGCCCCGGCGACGAGGTGCTGATGCTCGAACCCGTGTTCGACGTGTACGTGCCGCAGGCGCGGCTGGCGGGGGCCGTGCCCGTCACCGTCCCCATGCGGCTGACGGACGGGGAGGGGTGGGCGCTCGACCTCGACGCCGTGCGCGCCGCCGTCACACCCCGGACCCGCGCCCTGCTGCTCAACAGCCCCTACAACCCGACGGGGACGGTCTTCACCCGCGCCGAGCTGGAGTCCCTGGTCGCCCTCGCCCGTGAGTGTGACCTGTGGATCGTCAGCGACGAGGTGTACGACGAGCTGTACTTCGGGGAGCGGCCCGTGTCCCTGCGCGACCTCGCCCCGGAGCGCACCTTTACGACGGGGAGTGCGGGAAAAAGGCTGGAAGCGACCGGCTGGCGCGTCGGCTGGATTGCCTGCCCACCCGGTCTTGCGGGCAACGTCGCGGCCATACGGCAGGTCGGTTCCTTCTGCGCGCCCACGCCCTTTCAGGTGGCGGTGGCGGCGGCCCTGCCCGTCGCGCGGCGGGGGGGCTTCTACGAGGGGCTGCGCGCCGAGTACGGGGAGCGGATGCGCCTGTTGGCGGGCGGGTTGCGGGACCTGGGGGCCACGGTGTTCGAGCCGCGCGGCACCTACTTCCTTACGGCCCGTCGCCCCGGCTGGAGCGCCGAGACGCTGGTGGAGGAGGCGGGCGTGGCCGTCATTCCGGGGGACGCCTTCTACGTCGAGCACCCTGCCCCGGCGGGGTTGTTCCGGCTCGCGTTCTGCAAGTCGCGCGACGACCTGGAGCGGGCGCTGGAGCGGTTGGAACGGGCCGCCCATGTGAGCGCCTAG
- a CDS encoding LysE/ArgO family amino acid transporter, protein MPPFLRGLTLGLSLIVAIGPQNAFVLRQGLTRRHALLAAVACSLADTALVTLGVLGVGGLLARSPALTTVGTLAGAAFLLWYGWRSFRSARQPGTLETGGQAATTPGTVLATAAAFSFLNPHALLDTVVLIGGASAGLDGAGRNAFLLGTILASWTWFFALALLAGRLAPLMRSPRAWQVLDVLIGVMMWAIAAGLVLGLQEE, encoded by the coding sequence GTGCCCCCCTTCCTGCGCGGACTGACATTAGGCCTCTCGCTCATCGTCGCCATCGGGCCGCAGAACGCCTTCGTGCTGAGGCAGGGGTTGACGCGGCGGCACGCGCTCCTCGCGGCGGTGGCGTGTTCGTTGGCGGATACGGCGTTGGTGACGCTGGGGGTGCTGGGAGTCGGGGGCCTGCTGGCGCGGAGTCCTGCGCTGACGACCGTCGGGACGCTGGCGGGCGCGGCCTTCCTGCTGTGGTACGGGTGGCGTTCGTTCCGGTCGGCCCGGCAGCCGGGGACGCTGGAGACGGGCGGGCAGGCAGCCACCACACCGGGAACGGTCCTCGCCACTGCCGCCGCGTTCAGCTTCCTCAACCCGCACGCCCTCCTCGACACGGTGGTCCTGATCGGTGGGGCGAGCGCAGGACTGGATGGTGCAGGCCGAAACGCCTTCCTCCTCGGCACCATCCTTGCGTCATGGACATGGTTCTTCGCGCTGGCCCTGCTGGCGGGCCGCCTCGCGCCGCTGATGCGCTCGCCGAGGGCATGGCAGGTGCTGGACGTGCTGATCGGGGTGATGATGTGGGCGATTGCGGCGGGATTGGTGCTGGGGTTGCAAGAGGAGTGA
- the argH gene encoding argininosuccinate lyase, protein MIQPTQDKKLWGGRFAEATDGLVELFNASVSFDQRLAEQDIRGSLAHVAMLGQVGILTVEEVAQISDGLRAVLADIRAGTFEWRLDREDVHMNVEAALRDRIGPVAGKLHTARSRNDQVAVDFRLFTKEAALDLAEKARALRAVMVAEAEKYLVDEVILPGYTHLQVAQPILLSHWFMAYAAMLERDEGRFRDAAGRMDESPLGSSALAGTPWPIDRHATAAALGFARPTANSLDGVGSRDFALEFLSACAILAAHLSRLSEELILYSTFEFGFLTLPDSHTTGSSIMPQKKNPDVSELARGKAGRVFGNLMGLLTVVKGTPLAYNKDLQEDKEGVFDSYDTLSIVLRLYADMLPKTVWHADTTRAAAARGFSTATDVADFLARQGVPFREAHEVVGGLVGLASRSGRQLWDLTDAELRAAHPLLNAGVARSLTVEESVRGRQSYGGTAPERVREAVDAAKAALG, encoded by the coding sequence ATGATCCAACCAACACAAGACAAGAAACTCTGGGGCGGACGCTTCGCCGAGGCCACCGACGGCCTCGTGGAGCTGTTCAACGCCTCCGTCTCCTTCGACCAGCGCCTCGCCGAGCAGGATATTCGCGGCTCGCTCGCACACGTGGCGATGCTGGGGCAGGTCGGCATCCTCACGGTGGAGGAGGTGGCCCAGATCAGTGACGGTCTGCGGGCCGTCCTCGCCGACATTCGCGCCGGGACGTTCGAGTGGCGGCTCGACCGCGAGGACGTGCATATGAACGTCGAGGCGGCGTTGCGCGACCGCATCGGCCCGGTGGCGGGCAAGCTGCACACGGCCAGGAGCCGCAACGATCAGGTGGCGGTGGACTTCCGGCTGTTCACGAAGGAGGCGGCCCTCGACCTGGCCGAGAAGGCGCGGGCGCTGCGGGCCGTGATGGTTGCGGAGGCAGAGAAGTATCTGGTGGATGAGGTCATCCTCCCCGGCTACACCCACCTTCAGGTCGCCCAGCCCATCCTCCTCTCCCACTGGTTCATGGCCTACGCCGCCATGCTGGAGCGCGACGAGGGCCGCTTCCGCGACGCCGCCGGGCGGATGGACGAGTCGCCGCTGGGGTCCTCGGCGCTGGCCGGGACGCCGTGGCCCATCGACCGCCACGCCACCGCCGCCGCCCTCGGCTTCGCGCGCCCGACCGCCAACTCCCTCGACGGGGTAGGGAGCCGGGATTTCGCGCTGGAGTTCCTATCTGCGTGTGCCATCCTTGCCGCGCACCTCTCGCGCCTGTCGGAAGAACTGATCCTCTATTCGACCTTCGAGTTCGGCTTCCTGACCCTGCCCGACTCGCACACCACCGGCTCCTCGATCATGCCCCAGAAGAAGAATCCCGACGTGTCCGAACTCGCGCGGGGCAAGGCGGGGCGCGTCTTCGGCAACCTGATGGGCCTGCTGACCGTGGTGAAGGGCACGCCGCTCGCCTACAACAAGGACCTTCAGGAGGACAAGGAGGGCGTCTTCGACTCCTACGACACGCTGAGTATCGTGCTGCGCCTGTACGCCGATATGCTGCCGAAGACCGTCTGGCACGCGGACACGACGAGGGCGGCGGCGGCGCGCGGCTTCTCCACCGCGACCGATGTGGCCGACTTCCTCGCCCGGCAGGGCGTCCCCTTCCGCGAGGCGCACGAGGTCGTCGGGGGGCTGGTGGGCCTCGCCAGCCGCTCGGGTCGGCAACTGTGGGACCTCACGGACGCGGAGTTGCGGGCGGCCCACCCCCTGCTGAATGCCGGCGTTGCCCGAAGCCTGACGGTGGAGGAGAGCGTGAGAGGGCGGCAGAGTTACGGCGGCACGGCACCTGAGCGGGTGCGCGAGGCCGTGGACGCGGCGAAGGCGGCGTTGGGATGA
- a CDS encoding GNAT family N-acetyltransferase: protein MTDQNVQIRLADANDKDTVTRIMQEAGLTTEATLAEGTTYWLATRSGQPVGAIGLEHGDGASLLRGAAVLPTARGSGLGHRLVMSAVQYAQGRGDRAIYMFSKGGDWGTFGFQQVPLAVVMGELPDTPQIRAYRARSERPGGTTWMRPLDRTASKA from the coding sequence ATGACCGACCAGAACGTGCAGATTCGCCTCGCCGACGCCAACGACAAGGACACCGTGACCCGCATCATGCAGGAGGCGGGCCTGACCACCGAGGCGACGCTGGCCGAGGGCACGACCTACTGGCTCGCCACACGCAGCGGTCAACCCGTCGGGGCCATCGGCCTGGAACACGGGGACGGAGCCTCGCTGCTGCGTGGTGCGGCGGTGTTGCCGACGGCGCGGGGAAGCGGGCTGGGCCACCGCCTCGTCATGAGCGCCGTGCAGTACGCGCAGGGCCGGGGCGACCGGGCAATCTACATGTTCAGCAAGGGCGGCGACTGGGGAACCTTCGGCTTTCAGCAGGTGCCGCTGGCCGTGGTGATGGGCGAACTCCCCGACACGCCCCAGATTCGCGCCTACCGCGCCCGCAGCGAGCGCCCCGGCGGCACGACCTGGATGCGTCCGCTGGACCGGACGGCGAGCAAGGCGTAA